The genomic region CCTGAGGGCTTAAATGACAATATCTACATCTCAAAAAGAAGCATCAGGAAGGCCTTCATCAGCAAGAGGCACTATCTGCCTTGCATCCCCTCAGAGGAAGAAAGCAACAGCCCTCTTGGAGGAGCATGCAGCGACTTCATACTGTCCAGTGAGCAGGAGCACACCAACTCGTCCATGGCGGGCTGTCCCAACCTGCTGCTCTGCATTAAGTCTGAGCCTGTCGAGTGTTATCTGTCCGACAAGTTCTCGGAGCTCTCTCCAAGAGACGAGCCAGCGCTTGAGACGACCCCGTCTTTAACTCTGTGGTCTGGCGGCATTGATGTGGCAGTGTCCCATGAGTCGAGTGACAAGCCCCGGGCTACGCGTCACCGCAAAGCAAAACAACGCAACAATCGACGGGTGAAGACCCGcagtcagaggtcagaggtcacagatGAACAGACTGAGGTCGGAGGTGATAGAGAGAGTCCCCAAGCAGCTCGGGAGGACGATGATGATGCCGCATCGGATGGACGCGTAGAAGAAGACAAAGGAAAGGAAGGACCAAAAGCTCAGCCAAAGGAAGTGTTCAAAGTGGACGACAAGGCCTGCCTTATCTTCCCTGCCATGAAGAagcggggggtggagggggacatGGAGAACCGGCCCTACAAGTGCACACACTGCAACTGGGCCTTCACCAAGTCCAGTAA from Clupea harengus chromosome 10, Ch_v2.0.2, whole genome shotgun sequence harbors:
- the znf648 gene encoding zinc finger protein 648, which gives rise to MAEPVDAWSPEGLNDNIYISKRSIRKAFISKRHYLPCIPSEEESNSPLGGACSDFILSSEQEHTNSSMAGCPNLLLCIKSEPVECYLSDKFSELSPRDEPALETTPSLTLWSGGIDVAVSHESSDKPRATRHRKAKQRNNRRVKTRSQRSEVTDEQTEVGGDRESPQAAREDDDDAASDGRVEEDKGKEGPKAQPKEVFKVDDKACLIFPAMKKRGVEGDMENRPYKCTHCNWAFTKSSNLVSHIRTHSGLKPHVCDLCGKAYSHQGTLQQHKRLHTGERPYHCPFCEKTYIWSSDYRKHIRTHTGEKPYICNTCGKDFVRSSDLRKHERNMHANNKPYPCGKCGKTFNKPLSLLRHERTHLGKRPFICPECGKAFAMSSRMMEHRKVHTGVRPYVCYVCSKAFTKSSNLVEHQSIHSGFRPHKCVECGVAFAMASRLVRHQRVHTGE